One Staphylococcus ratti DNA segment encodes these proteins:
- a CDS encoding glycoside hydrolase family 3 protein, which produces MAYVDLKEKPYYLNDQQIEWVESTIQSLTDEEKIGQLFFHLFSLEKDGNFNDDALSNHDILKQFHIGGARYQGGNKEDVQALLNDLQKHSKIPLLIAANCDSGGNGACSDGTYIASAAQSEAAQDTKVAYNAGFVSGREAKALGVNLNFDPCVDILENWRNTIVNTRSYGTDADTVIRYSNAYIDGYRQTSDMLTCVKHFPGDGTEERDQHLVLGVNAQTVDQWNQSFRKVYENHIHRGVEMIMAGHIAQPAYSKLLNPNLEDKDILPASLSKELITDLLKTDLKFNGLVITDASHMLGMTASMKREEYVPLAIAAGCDMFLFFNDIEEDFHFMLKGYQNGIITENRLHDALRRILGLKAKLHLPEKQKNKALLKPSSELDIIGSESHLQYQQEAADLGITLVKNTLNQLPIRPETHPNIRLYMIEGEKDGIYKADKSVTNHIIEILEERGFNVTLNDGSTRIKGKTLEYRQNVNAALVFANIVGYAAENNYRIRWSTAMSNEIPWYVHEVPTVFISLNYTTHLHDATMVKAYINAYHSNRTTLEAVVDKIMGESDFKGQPNDNVWTEKWEAKL; this is translated from the coding sequence ATGGCGTACGTAGATTTAAAAGAAAAACCTTATTATTTAAATGACCAACAAATCGAATGGGTTGAGTCTACAATACAATCATTAACGGATGAAGAAAAAATAGGCCAACTCTTCTTTCATTTATTTTCTCTAGAAAAAGACGGAAATTTTAATGATGACGCATTATCTAATCATGACATTTTAAAACAGTTTCACATTGGAGGCGCACGTTATCAAGGCGGTAACAAAGAGGATGTACAGGCCTTATTGAATGATTTACAAAAACATAGTAAAATCCCTTTGCTTATTGCTGCTAACTGTGATTCAGGGGGCAATGGTGCATGTAGTGACGGTACTTATATTGCGTCAGCTGCACAAAGTGAAGCTGCACAAGATACTAAAGTTGCCTATAATGCTGGATTCGTATCAGGGCGAGAAGCAAAGGCTTTAGGTGTCAATCTCAACTTCGATCCGTGTGTAGACATTTTAGAAAACTGGCGCAACACTATCGTGAATACAAGAAGTTATGGAACCGATGCAGATACAGTGATTCGTTATTCTAATGCTTATATCGATGGCTATCGTCAAACATCAGATATGCTCACATGTGTCAAACATTTCCCGGGTGATGGTACAGAAGAGCGCGATCAACATCTCGTTTTAGGTGTAAACGCACAAACTGTCGACCAGTGGAATCAATCCTTTAGAAAAGTCTACGAAAACCATATTCATCGTGGCGTTGAAATGATTATGGCAGGGCATATTGCTCAGCCTGCCTATTCTAAATTACTCAATCCTAATTTAGAAGATAAAGATATTTTACCTGCATCATTATCAAAAGAACTTATTACAGACTTACTTAAAACAGATTTAAAATTCAATGGTCTTGTTATCACTGATGCAAGTCACATGCTAGGTATGACTGCTTCTATGAAACGTGAAGAGTACGTACCCCTAGCCATCGCTGCAGGTTGTGATATGTTTTTATTTTTTAATGATATTGAAGAAGATTTTCATTTTATGCTTAAAGGTTATCAAAATGGGATTATTACTGAGAATCGACTACACGATGCATTGAGACGTATTCTTGGTTTAAAAGCTAAACTACATTTGCCAGAGAAACAGAAAAATAAAGCGCTTCTAAAACCTTCATCTGAATTAGACATTATAGGTTCGGAGTCACACCTCCAATATCAACAAGAAGCTGCAGATTTAGGAATTACATTAGTTAAAAACACGTTAAATCAATTGCCAATCAGACCTGAAACACATCCAAACATTCGCTTATACATGATAGAAGGAGAAAAGGATGGTATTTATAAAGCAGATAAATCTGTGACGAACCATATTATCGAAATATTGGAAGAACGTGGGTTTAACGTTACTTTAAATGACGGGTCAACCCGCATTAAAGGTAAAACACTCGAATACCGACAAAATGTAAATGCAGCACTCGTTTTTGCTAATATTGTAGGCTACGCGGCCGAAAACAATTACCGGATTCGTTGGTCTACCGCAATGAGTAATGAAATACCATGGTACGTTCACGAAGTGCCTACTGTCTTTATTTCTCTCAATTACACCACACACCTTCACGATGCAACGATGGTAAAAGCATATATTAATGCTTATCATTCAAATCGTACGACCCTTGAAGCAGTTGTCGATAAAATCATGGGTGAAAGTGACTTTAAAGGCCAACCTAATGACAATGTTTGGACTGAAAAGTGGGAAGCTAAACTTTAA